In the Oncorhynchus clarkii lewisi isolate Uvic-CL-2024 unplaced genomic scaffold, UVic_Ocla_1.0 unplaced_contig_12070_pilon_pilon, whole genome shotgun sequence genome, CCAAGCCtcacatttaaaatgttacatTGTACACTGCCCAGGATAATGCTGTCCCAATAGCCAAGCCtcacatttaaaatgttacatTGTACACTGCCCAGGATAATGCTGTCCCAATAGCCAAGCCtcacatttaaaatgttacatTGTACACTGCACAGGATAATGCTGTCCCAATAGCCAACCGCTGAAGCGGTTCTAGGTTCTAACCAAACCAGTCTTCATAtgcagtgcattcgaaaagtattcagacctcttgactttttccacatttcatgttacagccttattctaaaatatatcaactttcccccccctcaatctacacactaccccataatgacatcacaataccccataaggacgacatcacactaccccataatgacatcgcactaccccataatgacatcacactaccccataaggacgacatcacactaccccataatgacatcacactaccccataatgacatcacactaccccataatgacatcacaataccccataaggacgaCATcgcactaccccataatgacatcacaataccccatattgacatcgcactaccccataatgacatcgcactaccccatattgacatcacaataccccatattgacatcacactaccccataatgacatcgcactaccccataatgacatcgcactaccccataatgacatcacactaccccataatgacatcacactaccccataatgacatcacaataccccataatgacatcacaataccccataatgacaaagcaaaaacaggttgtaataatgtaataaaaaCAATCCCTGTTACATAagtcttcagaccctttactcagtactctgttgaagcacttttggcagcgattacaaacTTGAGTCTTGTTGGGAATGATGcaacaagcttgacacacctgtatttggggagttgatccatttcttctctgcagatccctgcAAGATCTGTTAGGTTGAATCGGGAGTGTTGCtacacagcttttttcaggtctctccagagatgtttgatcggggtcaagtccggcctctggttcggccactcaaggacattgagacttgtccggaagtcactcctgcgtcggctgtgtgcttagggtcattgtcctgttggaaggtgaaccttcaccccagtctgaggtcctgagtgctctggagcatgttttcatcaagtatctctctgtactttgctctgttcatctttccctcggtccGGACTAGTCTCcttgtccctgccactgaaaaacgtcccccacagcatgatgactccaccaccacgcttcaccgtagggatggtgccagatttcctcaagacatgacgcttggcattcaggccaaagagttaaatcttggtttcatcacacgATAATTTTTCTCATGGcccgagtcctttaggtgccttctaGCAAACTCCaagcctttttactgaggagtggcttccgtcttgcctgattggtggagtactgcgaagattgttgtcattctggaaggttctcccatctccagaggaattctagagctctgtcagagtgaccatcgggttcttggtcacctcactgaccaagccccttcccctattgctcagtttggccgtgagGCCAGCTCTAGgttgagtcttggtggttccaaacgtcttccatttaagaatgatggacgcCACTGTTCAATGCCACAGAATATTTTTTGGCTATCCTTCCCCgtatctgtgccttgacacaatcccgTATCGGTGCTATACGGACAACTCCTTGAACCTCAcggattggtttttgctctgacatgcacggtcaactgtgggactttgtATAGACAGATgcgttcctttccaaatcatgtccaattcagttgaccacaggtggactccattcaagttgtagaaacatatcaaggatgataaatggaaacaagatgcacctgagctcaatttcgagtctcataacaaagggtctgaatacttatgtaaataagatttcagtttttttaaataaatttgcaaaaatgcaaaacctgttttcgctttgtcattatggggtattgtgatgtcattatggggtattgtgatgtcattatggggtattgtgatgtcattatggggtattgtgatgtcattatggcgtGTTTGTATGTAGATggaacaatgtggaaaaagtacctacacacacaatcatttatttaaccttttcatACATGTCAGAGATGTCACTCTTGCCAAAGAGATGCCAAGTGTGAGCTGGTTTCCCAGGTCACCCATTGGAAAAGACTTCTATGGACAGTTTTTCACAACTTAAAAGATCGGAATGATCCAGAGTCTGTTTTTGCTATCCAGGATCAGACGATTACAATCTGGCTATTTTTTTCAGCCATTTTTTTCCCACTTTCCCATAATTGGATCAATCTGATCCAGATGGCAACATATCAAGATCACAGAATCCAGATTTTCAGTGCTTTGACTTGGCCCACACCTCACCATCTAATTGACATTGGGGTACTACTTCACTATTACAgggacacagagatgagtaacCTACATTTAATGAAAATAAGTCCAATTTAAAATGGAGCAAATCCCTTTTAtattgtgccttcagaaagtattcaaggGGGGTTGGGTGGATACTTTTATAAATGagatttcaataaatgtgcaaatgtctaaaacatttattttttgccATTGTGCAGTATTGTGCATAAATGGGTGAGGTGGGGGGGCGGGGGAtatgtttaatccattttgagttcaggctgtaacacaaatttggtaaatatttttttcACTACATTTGAATCCTGATTTTTTTAAAAGGTGATATTGGATTACCAAATTCTTATCTGAAGGATCACCAAATCCTTGACTGAAGGATCAGAGTATCATTTCAGTTTTGGAAAAACCCAAATCAGATTAAAATGTTAAATCCAGATATCTGTCCCCTTGCCTTAATGGGACAAATATCATGTGCGCGCGGTTATTGGTTTGTTTCAGTTCTTCATCGGGCTGctcctcatcttcatcctcctgtTGATCGCCGGAATCCTGGGAGCTGTCGGAGAGAAGAAGGTAAGGAGGAAACCCTCACTGGTTGAATCAGAATTTccacatttcaatgaaattacgttgaactaACGTGGAATAGAAGTTGAATTGAATTCTGTGCTCAGAGGGATGTCTCACACACCCACTGTTAGTGAGGGGAAGGTAAGGAGGACGTCATCACCCGTGATGACCCACTCGGTGCAATCAGATTAGTACATTTTATTCATTTAGGAGAAGCTCTTatacagagcgacttacaggtgCAATTAGGGTGCCTTGTGCAAAGGAACAGCGACAGTTTGTCCCTTATTCGGCTCGGATTCTAACCTTCGACCTCTCGGTTCCTGGCCCGAAACTCTTAACCTGTTGGGACGTCAGTACCTTGACACTTGTTGAATGTGGTAATAAAACATGCTTTCCACACCTgtttcatgtctttgtgtgactcTCCTACTGTTCCACACCTgtttcatgtctttgtgtgactcTCCTACTGTTCCACACCTgtttcatgtctttgtgtgactcTCCTACTGTTCCACACCTgtttcatgtctttgtgtgactcTCCTACTGTTCCACACCTgtttcatgtctttgtgtgactcTCCTACTGGTCCATGACTGTAAATTGCCTCTTCCAGTCTCAGGTGTGGGTGAAGGAGAGTATGGCGAAGCTGCTACCACTGAGGGACCAGAAGCCTGACGTTCAAACGGACTTGCAGAAACTGGAAGTGGAGgtaccatagagaatgatagattttttttttttacatgtctaATTATGGTGTCTGTGAACACACAGGCAACGCCGTTGAGGTACTTGCTGTTTTGAAGTAGTACACTTCATCACAAGTTAAATGAGTTCTTTGATCTCTCCTGATGACCAagttggacatgactccaacagggccatcaggagggatcagccaatgaagttgaaatctcccccccccccccccccccccccacacacaattcAAAACTCCTCAATGGCATTACCCATGATAAcatagttaagaacaaattcttatttacagtgatggcctaggagcagagggttaactgccttgttcaggagcataTTGTTCAGATTCTTgtcttaccttgtcagctcggggattcaatctagcaacctttcagttgctGTCCCAATGCTCTatccaccaggctacctgccgcccccaaaaAGTGGTGGTTTCACTGGTCCCAAGATGAATCACCTGGACATAGGATGTGCCACAAATGGTATCAATTCCCTGTAGTGAAGTACTTTTGAGCAGGACCCATAGGGTCCTACTTTGTTTCCAAAGGGAAcggggtgcaatttgggacgcagtaATCGATGGTCCTGTCATGAATGTATGAATAATGATTGGTTTAACTTAATTAGTTGGGTCCAGATTAATTGTTCTTAATCGGCTACGAATGTTATTGGATTATTTTTGTCGACGAACTGAATaactttttaaaaaaatgttagaTGGGCTGCTACCTAAACAGATTGTAGTGAAATATTTTGCAACGGGAAAATGACAGTGTGCTTTTACTGAACACAACCCCTGTGTCGGTGAGACGGAGGTCTAACTCCTTTGTTTTTCAGGCAAAGTGCTGTGGACTGATCAACGGACCCTCTGACTGGGGCTCCACTGTCCCCAGCTCTTGTAACTGTGTTGACACCGCTCAGGCGTGCCAAAGTGCAGATGGACGCCAAGTGTACTCAACGGTAAGCAGACAATCACATATTATGAATAAAATACTATCTAGGAAACTCAAGGAAGGTGGCTTTACTTGGTATAAAGGAAACATCAATAAACGCACATTACCGCTGCACTACATTACCattccactacactaccactactctacattacactacactaccatacattaccattacactacattaccactACTCTACATTCCACTACACTACCATACATtaccattacactacactaccactactctacattacactacactaccatacattaccattacactacactaccactactctacattacactacactaccactactctacattccactacactaccatacattaccattacactacactaccactactctacattccactacactaccatacattaccattacactacactaccactactctacatTACCACTACACTACCATACATTACCACTACGCTACCATACATTACCATtgcactacactaccactactctacatTACCACTACCATACATTACCACTACACTACCATACATTACCACTACACTACCATACATtaccattacactacactaccactactctacattccactacactaccatacattaccactacactaccatacattaccactacactaccatacattaccactacactaccatacattaccattacactacactaccactactctacatTCCACTACTCTACCATACATTACCATTCCACTACCATACATTACCATTCCACTACCATACATTACCATTACACTACCATACATTACCATTCCACTACCATACATtaccattacactacactaccatacaTTACCATTCCACTACACTCCTATAAACAGAACCTGTACAGGGAACTGATCTACAGCCACATGAAACCATAGAGGGTTCCAGGATGATACAACCCCGAACCGCAAAGCAGCGTCTTCGTACAGTCACCTTGACCTGGTGTTCACTAGTGTTGACTGTTTGCTTTGTCCTCTGCAGCCTTGTGTCAAGTTTGTGACTTCCTTCATGGAGAAGCACGCAATCATCGCGCTGGGGATTGCATTTGGTATCGCAGTCTTGATGGTAAGAATCCAAAAGTTCAATCTCTATAACAAAGCCTCTATTAATACATTATATTATGTATAACAAAGCCTCTATTAATACATTATATTATGTATAACAACGCCTCTATTAATACACTATATTATGTATAACAACGCCTCTATTAATACACTATATTATGTATAACAACGCCTCTATTAATACACTATATTATGTATAACAACGCCTCTATTAATACACTATATTATGTATAACAACGCCTCTATTAATACACTATATTATGTATAACAACGCCTCTATTAATACACTATATTATGTATAACAACGCCTCTATTAATACACTATATTATGTATAACAAAGCCTCTATTAATACATTATATTATGTACTGTACCGGTAATATAAATGGAATACATTTGTATTGGTCTGTTTCATCTTCACTAACTCTTACTTTATGGCTGTTCTCATTGGCATTAAGATGGATATGTGCAATTCACTCAGTACTTAGTGACTGTatcctggtctcagatctgttggcACCTTCTTGGCAACGCCGATGGCCGTTTGTCATTGCCAATTAACAACCTGTTGGCAAGACTGTACAAatggatctggaaccaggctagacaCCACAAACTGATGTGGGACCGGGCTATAGCCTGGTAGTGAATGGGTTGTGACGTACCTGTTTTGTGTTTCAGCTCTTTGGAATGGCCTTCGCCATGACCCTGTACTGCCAGATTGAGAAGAGGGACGCCAACACTGCCTAAAGCAGCAACACGTGTACCACTTGATCTGGGGCTGTGGTCAAGGTGAATTAGAAGTCATCAATTCAGGAAATCAACTGAAATTACAAtaaatgaagaagaaaaaacgaTTTATTTTCAATCATTTCTCAAACTGAAAAGCAGAAGTTATTTATTCCAAGTTTTTTTACATTAGCAGTGTTAAATACAATTCACTTCCTCAATTGACTGGCTTCAATTCAAATGGACCCCGATCATGACTTGATCAAAAGCTGGCTTTGACATATCCCATACAGCATGCTTGGAACATGTATTTGATACTCAACTTTGGGGTTCAAATCTAgtccattcaggaagtacactgaaattccagtTCTCTTCAATCAGGAACATTTTGGAATTAGGTTTGCTTTGTGAATGGGCTGGAACCCCCAACCTGCTGAACTATGGACCACAATGCATCATGTTTCTCCATCATTTACCTGCATCAAATGATGCTGTGATTTAGATTTCAGATCTTTTGTTAAAATTATGGCAGTTTCTTCACTTGTGAAGTTGATTGATCCATATGTCATTGAACATGAATTAGTGTGTTTTTCTTTAAAGGAGCTCTGTTTCATTGTACtgctctacgtctctctctgaATGGAGGGCTTCGCTGTCCATACACTGAACTGTGTATTATTCATGCTGAAATGTTGAACTTTTTCCCCCGTTTTATTGCTATCATCTCGTAGATATTAAAGTCTGACGGTAAATATTGATCACGCTGTATATACATTTAACCTGTTATATATTTGAGTTGTATAATGATTGCAGTACATGTCAGAATGTCTTCTGTTCAAGGCCTGTGACCAATGTCTTTATGGATGTTCCCCTTTTTGAGGCACATCAGAAATAAAGAAGTAGTAACTCACTTGGTTTCCTCATTTGCATCCCCGCCTCCAGCCCGCCTCTTCAGAGAACAATTTTGACTCATTAAGAAATAGTCTTAAAAATTCAGGAGGGCTGATCTAGGTTCAGTTACGTAATAGATCAGATTACATGGACGGTGGGGGGGGGAGATCTGATCCTAGGTCAGATTACATGGATGGTGTGGGGAGATCTGATCGTAGGTCAGATTACATGGACGGTGGGTGGGAGATCTGATCGTAGGTCAGATTACATGGACGGTGGGGGGGAGATCTGATCCTAGGTCAGATTACATGGACGGTGGGGGGAGATCTGATCCTAGGTCACTCCTACTCTGTCTCTAGTCTGATGGGTGTGTGTTAATGGTGAAGGACCTAGATGAACGTCTGTCTCCAGTCAGATTATTGAAGATTATCATGAAATCTAGAGGGGCTATATGTATATAAGGGGAGGCTATATGTATATAAGGGGGGGCTATATGTATATAAGGGGAGgctatatgtatatgtgtatttatccctgtgtttcctgtctctctgtaccagtgtatttatccctgtgtttcctgtctctctgtgccagtgtatt is a window encoding:
- the LOC139394608 gene encoding tetraspanin-8-like — encoded protein: MAVNKCIKYSLFLFNLLFWISGCIILGVSIYLKVSKNGNVIMDEAVPFVDLLIAVGVIIMVLGFLGCCGAIKENRCMLILFFIGLLLIFILLLIAGILGAVGEKKSQVWVKESMAKLLPLRDQKPDVQTDLQKLEVEAKCCGLINGPSDWGSTVPSSCNCVDTAQACQSADGRQVYSTPCVKFVTSFMEKHAIIALGIAFGIAVLMLFGMAFAMTLYCQIEKRDANTA